One genomic region from Blastococcus sp. Marseille-P5729 encodes:
- the rsmD gene encoding 16S rRNA (guanine(966)-N(2))-methyltransferase RsmD encodes MSRIIAGELGGRRIAVPDGRATRPTSDRTREALFSSIEATHDLDGGLFLDLYAGSGAVALEALSRGAPSAVLVESARPALQAIERNVRDLRVADRVTVLAGRVESLTARLAGVRALTVFVDPPYDDDADALAALLGDLLAAEAIDCEALVVVERDRRAGWRWPPQIEPVRDRRYGETVLWYGRPL; translated from the coding sequence ATGAGCCGCATCATCGCCGGCGAGCTCGGGGGACGGCGAATCGCCGTCCCCGACGGCCGTGCGACCCGGCCGACCTCGGACCGGACCAGGGAGGCGCTGTTCTCCTCGATCGAGGCGACCCACGATCTGGACGGCGGTCTCTTCCTGGACCTGTACGCAGGAAGCGGGGCGGTCGCGCTCGAGGCACTGAGCCGCGGGGCGCCCTCTGCCGTGCTGGTCGAATCCGCCCGCCCCGCACTGCAGGCGATCGAGCGCAACGTGCGTGACCTCCGGGTCGCTGACCGGGTCACCGTGCTGGCCGGACGGGTCGAGAGCCTGACCGCGCGGCTGGCCGGCGTCCGCGCGCTGACCGTGTTCGTGGATCCGCCGTACGACGACGATGCGGACGCGCTGGCCGCGCTGCTCGGAGATCTTCTGGCGGCGGAGGCGATCGATTGCGAGGCGCTGGTCGTCGTCGAGCGTGACCGTCGAGCCGGCTGGAGGTGGCCCCCGCAGATCGAGCCGGTGCGCGACCGGCGCTACGGCGAGACCGTGCTTTGGTACGGTCGGCCACTATGA
- a CDS encoding ATP-dependent DNA helicase RecG, whose amino-acid sequence MALSFDSSLVDALGRASAEKLAAELDLLSVADLLTHYPRKYLQTGDASSESTLTEGDHLTFFAEVVSCSWIPNKSGRRGKGRCVATLRLQQGTIDAVFWNQQWIAKRLTQGTRALFTGIVGTFKGRWQLTQPSAEVLVDGSESLDGPRHKGLTFTSIADFADRLMPIYPATAKLDSGSIRRCVELTLDLLPPLVDPLPADELDRLGMVDLDTAFRTKHRPKDRGQVQAADRRLKLQEALTMQLALSVDRYENTLLPAIARPQTDGGLLAELDSSLPYELTEGQRQAGEIIAAEIAREHPMHRLLQGDVGSGKTLVALRAMLQVAASGGQSALLAPTEVLAHQHARSIGALLEPFGEPGTLGAHPEAVKVVVISSGMPAAKRKQAMLDTASGAASIVIGTHALLESKVSFADLGLVVIDEQHRFGVEQRDMLRRKGRDGTAPHTLVMTATPIPRTIAMTAFGDLETIVMSDLPPGRSPISTTAIPAGEKPAWLDRAWERIREEVAAGHQAYVVCPRIGLDDTAADDETGEEPGPEDDGAKQRVKASVIEVERRLSEGPLAGLRLAVLHGRLTSEEKDAVMGSFGAGQIDVLVSTTVIEVGVDVPNATTMVVLDADLFGLATLHQLRGRVGRGSAKGLCLLVTPMPSSTKPFERLRVLEETSNGFEIADRDLELRREGDILGVAQSGTRSQLRLLSLRDDADLLILARELCDRIIAEDPRLEQHPMLRSLLSSLDQQRTLDYLLKG is encoded by the coding sequence GTGGCGCTCTCCTTCGACTCCTCGCTGGTCGACGCCCTCGGCCGCGCCTCGGCGGAGAAGCTCGCAGCGGAGCTCGATCTGCTGTCGGTCGCGGACCTGCTGACCCACTACCCGCGCAAGTACCTGCAGACCGGCGATGCGAGCTCGGAGTCCACGCTCACTGAGGGCGACCATCTCACCTTCTTCGCCGAGGTCGTCTCGTGCTCGTGGATCCCCAACAAGTCCGGACGTCGCGGGAAGGGCCGCTGCGTGGCCACCCTACGGCTGCAGCAGGGCACCATCGACGCGGTCTTCTGGAACCAGCAGTGGATTGCCAAGCGGCTCACGCAGGGAACCCGCGCGCTGTTCACGGGCATCGTCGGCACTTTCAAGGGCCGCTGGCAGCTGACCCAGCCGTCCGCCGAGGTGCTCGTCGACGGGTCCGAGAGCCTCGACGGCCCGAGGCACAAGGGCCTGACGTTCACCAGCATCGCTGACTTCGCCGACCGTCTGATGCCGATCTACCCGGCCACCGCCAAGCTCGACTCGGGCTCCATTCGCCGTTGCGTGGAGCTGACCCTCGACCTGCTGCCGCCGCTGGTCGACCCGCTTCCGGCGGACGAGCTCGACCGGCTGGGCATGGTCGACCTCGACACCGCGTTCCGTACCAAGCACCGCCCCAAGGACCGCGGGCAGGTGCAGGCCGCCGACCGGCGTCTGAAGCTGCAGGAGGCACTGACCATGCAGCTGGCGCTGAGCGTGGACCGGTACGAGAACACACTGCTGCCGGCGATCGCCCGCCCGCAGACCGACGGCGGCTTGCTCGCTGAGCTCGACTCCTCCCTGCCGTACGAGCTCACCGAGGGCCAGCGACAGGCCGGCGAGATCATCGCAGCCGAGATCGCGCGTGAGCACCCGATGCACCGGCTGCTGCAGGGTGATGTCGGGTCGGGCAAGACCCTGGTAGCGCTTCGCGCCATGCTGCAGGTTGCCGCCTCGGGCGGTCAGAGTGCACTGCTCGCGCCCACCGAGGTGCTCGCGCACCAGCACGCCCGCTCTATCGGGGCGCTGCTCGAGCCGTTCGGCGAGCCCGGGACGCTCGGCGCGCACCCGGAGGCCGTCAAGGTCGTCGTGATCTCCTCCGGGATGCCTGCCGCCAAGCGCAAGCAGGCGATGCTGGACACCGCGTCCGGCGCGGCATCGATCGTCATCGGCACGCACGCGCTCCTGGAGTCCAAGGTGTCCTTTGCCGACCTCGGGCTGGTGGTGATCGACGAGCAGCACCGCTTCGGGGTCGAGCAGCGCGACATGTTGCGCCGCAAGGGCCGCGACGGGACCGCCCCGCACACTCTCGTCATGACCGCGACCCCGATCCCTCGCACCATCGCCATGACCGCCTTCGGCGACCTGGAGACGATCGTCATGAGCGACCTCCCACCGGGGCGGTCCCCGATCAGCACGACGGCGATACCGGCGGGGGAGAAGCCGGCCTGGCTCGACCGTGCCTGGGAGCGGATCCGCGAGGAGGTCGCCGCCGGGCACCAGGCGTACGTGGTCTGCCCGCGCATCGGCCTGGACGACACCGCAGCGGACGACGAGACCGGTGAGGAGCCCGGGCCAGAGGACGACGGCGCGAAGCAGCGCGTGAAGGCCTCGGTGATCGAGGTCGAGCGTCGCCTGTCGGAGGGACCGCTGGCCGGACTGCGACTCGCCGTTCTTCACGGCCGGCTCACCTCGGAGGAGAAGGACGCCGTCATGGGTAGCTTCGGGGCCGGCCAGATCGACGTCCTGGTGTCGACGACCGTCATCGAGGTAGGGGTCGACGTCCCGAACGCGACCACGATGGTCGTGCTCGATGCCGACCTGTTCGGTCTGGCCACCCTGCATCAGCTACGTGGACGGGTCGGTCGTGGATCGGCGAAGGGGCTGTGCCTGCTGGTCACCCCGATGCCGTCGTCCACCAAGCCGTTCGAGCGGCTGCGGGTACTGGAGGAGACCTCCAACGGGTTCGAGATCGCCGATCGCGACCTCGAGCTGCGGCGGGAGGGTGACATCCTGGGCGTGGCGCAGTCCGGCACCCGGTCGCAGCTGCGACTGCTGTCGCTGCGCGACGACGCCGACCTGCTGATCCTCGCGCGTGAGCTGTGCGACCGGATCATCGCGGAGGACCCGCGGCTCGAGCAGCACCCCATGCTGCGCAGCCTGCTGTCATCCCTGGATCAGCAGCGCACCCTCGATTACCTGCTGAAGGGCTGA